From Parafrankia irregularis, a single genomic window includes:
- a CDS encoding IS3 family transposase (programmed frameshift) — protein sequence MPRSKPPYTEEFRQQMVDLVRVGRMPEELAKEYGPTGQSIRNWVREASREETAGADELSAAEREELKRLRKENRQLREERDILRKANNFLRDGDRSEMKFALIDAEKTHHSVSDLARVLGVSREGYYAWRRRGGRSTRTADDQTLTTKITAVHEASRATYGAPRVRADLAAAGVHVSRKRVARLMRQAGLQGVHRRRRVSLTRSDRAAHLLPDLVKRDFTAPAPNKIWTADVTYVPTEQGWLYLAVVLDLYSRRIVGWSMSAEQKTPLVADALTMALRHRRPEPGVIHHSDQGTQYTSREFAKICRGQQVKRSVGSAGNCYDNAVTESFFATLECELLDRTTFVTHDQARAAIFDFIEGFYNRRRRHSTNGYLSPHEHETCYYEYDNAA from the exons GTGCCGAGATCAAAACCGCCTTACACGGAGGAGTTCCGCCAGCAGATGGTGGATCTTGTTCGGGTTGGGCGGATGCCCGAGGAACTCGCAAAAGAATATGGCCCGACGGGGCAGTCGATCCGTAACTGGGTCCGGGAGGCATCCCGCGAGGAAACCGCCGGTGCGGATGAGCTGAGTGCGGCGGAACGTGAGGAGCTGAAACGGCTCCGGAAGGAGAACCGGCAGCTCCGCGAGGAACGCGACATCCTCCGCAAGGCCA ACAATTTTCTTCGCGACGGAGACCGATCAGAAATGAAGTTCGCTCTGATCGACGCGGAGAAAACACACCATTCCGTCTCCGACCTGGCCCGCGTGCTCGGTGTGTCACGCGAGGGCTACTACGCCTGGCGCCGCCGCGGCGGGCGGTCCACCCGGACCGCGGACGACCAGACCCTCACCACGAAGATCACTGCAGTGCATGAGGCGTCGCGGGCCACCTATGGCGCCCCGCGGGTGCGCGCCGACCTGGCCGCCGCCGGAGTGCACGTCAGCCGCAAACGGGTCGCCCGGCTCATGAGACAGGCTGGTCTGCAAGGGGTTCACCGGCGCCGACGCGTAAGCCTGACCCGATCCGACCGGGCCGCGCACCTGCTACCTGACCTGGTCAAACGCGACTTCACCGCCCCGGCCCCGAACAAGATCTGGACTGCGGACGTCACCTACGTCCCGACCGAGCAGGGCTGGCTCTATCTGGCGGTCGTCCTCGACCTGTACTCCCGGCGGATCGTGGGCTGGTCCATGTCTGCCGAGCAGAAGACCCCACTCGTCGCCGACGCACTGACAATGGCCCTGCGTCACCGCCGCCCCGAACCGGGAGTGATCCACCACTCCGACCAGGGAACGCAATATACGTCTCGGGAGTTCGCGAAGATCTGCCGCGGGCAGCAGGTAAAGCGCTCCGTCGGATCCGCCGGCAACTGTTATGACAATGCGGTCACCGAGTCGTTCTTCGCCACGCTCGAATGCGAACTTCTCGACCGCACCACCTTCGTTACCCACGACCAGGCCCGGGCCGCGATCTTCGACTTCATCGAAGGCTTCTACAACCGGCGCCGCCGCCACTCCACCAACGGATACCTCAGCCCCCACGAACACGAAACCTGCTACTACGAGTACGATAACGCCGCATAA